One Solanum lycopersicum chromosome 4, SLM_r2.1 DNA window includes the following coding sequences:
- the LOC101257162 gene encoding transcription factor BHLH089-like isoform X1, translating to MDPHSTIMSAFQTATNLAEIWPYHHLLDHTTNHAATKRRDDDESAIAVSTSGNALTESDSKRLKATRSNENGEYSGGNSGKSSDQPAKPPAEPPKDYIHVRARRGQATDSHSLAERARREKISDRMKILQDLVPGCNKVIGKALVLDEIINYVQSLQRQVEFLSMKLEAVNTRVTPTIEGIPTKDFGQQTFETNAMAFGSQGTREYAGGTSPDWLHMQIGGGFERTT from the exons ATGGATCCTCATTCTACTATAATGAGTGCGTTTCAAACTGCGACTAATTTGGCGGAGATCTGGCCCTATCACCATCTTCTCGACCACACTACTAATCACGCCGCCACAAAGCGACGCGACGATGATGAATCTGCTATTGCAGTTTCAACTAGTGGAAATGCCTTG ACTGAATCTGATAGTAAGCGGCTGAAGGCCACAAGATCAAACGAGAATGGGGAATATTCAGGAGGGAATTCAGGAAAATCTTCAGACCAACCTGCAAAGCCACCAGCTGAACCACCTAAGGACTACATCCATGTGCGAGCGAGGAGAGGTCAAGCTACCGATAGTCATAGCCTAGCAGAAAGA GCCAGAAGAGAAAAGATTAGTGACAGGATGAAAATCCTACAAGACTTGGTCCCTGGTTGTAACAAG gttatTGGAAAAGCTCTTGTCCTTGATGAGATAATCAATTATGTCCAATCATTACAACGTCAGGTTGAG TTCCTATCAATGAAGCTTGAAGCAGTTAATACAAGAGTAACCCCAACCATCGAAGGAATTCCTACTAAAGAC TTTGGGCAGCAAACATTCGAGACAAACGCTATGGCATTTGGTTCACAAGGTACAAGGGAATATGCTGGGGGGACATCACCAGACTGGTTGCACATGCAGATAGGTGGTGGATTTGAAAGAACGACATAA
- the LOC101257162 gene encoding transcription factor BHLH089-like isoform X2, translated as MDPHSTIMSAFQTATNLAEIWPYHHLLDHTTNHAATKRRDDDESAIAVSTSGNALQTESDSKRLKATRSNENGEYSGGNSGKSSDQPAKPPAEPPKDYIHVRARRGQATDSHSLAERARREKISDRMKILQDLVPGCNKVIGKALVLDEIINYVQSLQRQVEFLSMKLEAVNTRVTPTIEGIPTKDFGQQTFETNAMAFGSQGTREYAGGTSPDWLHMQIGGGFERTT; from the exons ATGGATCCTCATTCTACTATAATGAGTGCGTTTCAAACTGCGACTAATTTGGCGGAGATCTGGCCCTATCACCATCTTCTCGACCACACTACTAATCACGCCGCCACAAAGCGACGCGACGATGATGAATCTGCTATTGCAGTTTCAACTAGTGGAAATGCCTTG CAGACTGAATCTGATAGTAAGCGGCTGAAGGCCACAAGATCAAACGAGAATGGGGAATATTCAGGAGGGAATTCAGGAAAATCTTCAGACCAACCTGCAAAGCCACCAGCTGAACCACCTAAGGACTACATCCATGTGCGAGCGAGGAGAGGTCAAGCTACCGATAGTCATAGCCTAGCAGAAAGA GCCAGAAGAGAAAAGATTAGTGACAGGATGAAAATCCTACAAGACTTGGTCCCTGGTTGTAACAAG gttatTGGAAAAGCTCTTGTCCTTGATGAGATAATCAATTATGTCCAATCATTACAACGTCAGGTTGAG TTCCTATCAATGAAGCTTGAAGCAGTTAATACAAGAGTAACCCCAACCATCGAAGGAATTCCTACTAAAGAC TTTGGGCAGCAAACATTCGAGACAAACGCTATGGCATTTGGTTCACAAGGTACAAGGGAATATGCTGGGGGGACATCACCAGACTGGTTGCACATGCAGATAGGTGGTGGATTTGAAAGAACGACATAA
- the LOC101256866 gene encoding inorganic pyrophosphatase TTM2-like — translation MDIDTANAESINQKAGLLKDQVRLIKRKDCDRYEIASIPDNLSFEKGFFIVIRACQVLVQNNEGLIMIGVAGPSGAGKTVFTDKIMNFMPSIAVISMDNYNDASRIVDGNFDDPRLTDYDTLLKNINDLKTGKAAEIPIYDFKSSSRIGYRTVEVPSSRIVVIEGIYALNEKLRPFLDLRISVNGGVHFDLVKRVLRDIQRAGQEPSEIIHQVSETVYPMYKAYIEPDLKTAHIKIINKFNPFSGFQSPTYILKSSRNLKVEQIKSVLSEDHTESTELIYDIYLLPPGEDPETCQSYLRMRNKDGKYNLMFEEWVTDSPFVISPRISFEVSVRLLGGLMALGYTMAAILKRSSHVFSDERVCVKIDWLEQLKRHYVQVQGRDRVVVKGIAEQLGLEGSYTPRTYIEQIQLEKLVNEVMALPDDLKTKLSLDEDIVSSPKEALSQASAQRAWRNKNIRSGLSHSYSTNRDKNLNVSFDYQRNDRIEESGTRLANQGAITRLLEQISTLNDRMDNFTSIMEELNSKLCSRIASPRNKQASPCIQNLTLDSEACVGSAPTNYFISGLENGSLTGSIMPNSSSFTSTIGKESALMEEISNIARGQRQLMHQLDNVSNVLREGLGEQSRQARVNKKSDTIKTIRKPLIVTLAVGGLGILLFKSLQRRN, via the exons ATGGATATAGATACTGCTAATGCTGAATCCATTAATCAGAAAGCTGGTCTCTTAAAGGATCAGGTTCGACTAATTAAGAGAAAGGATTGTGATAGATACGAGATTGCCTCAATACCAGATAATTTGTCATTTGAGAAAGGATTCTTCATTGTAATCCGTGCATGCCAAGTGTTGGTTCAGAATAATGAAGGACTGATAATGATAGGAGTCGCTGGTCCCTCGGGTGCTGGAAAGACTGTATTTACGGATAAAATAATGAACTTCATGCCAAGCATTGCAGTTATATCAATGGATAACTATAATGATGCTAGTCGAATTGTTGATGGCAATTTTGATG ATCCACGCCTTACAGACTATGATACGCTGCTGAAAAATATCAATGATCTCAAGACTGGGAAAGCAGCAGAGATTCCGATATATGATTTCAAATCTAGTTCCCGAATAGGATACAG GACTGTCGAAGTCCCTAGCTCCCGCATTGTGGTTATTGAGGGCATCTATGCTCTGAATGAAAAGTTGCGGCCTTTCCTTGATCTTCGCATATCCGTAAATGGTGGAGTTCACTTTGACCTTGTTAAAAGAGTTTTGCGCGACATACAACGTGCAGGGCAGGAACCATCAGAAATAATCCATCAAGTATCTGAAACG GTTTATCCAATGTACAAGGCTTACATTGAGCCTGATCTCAAAACTGCacacataaaaattatcaacaaattTAATCCTTTTTCTGGATTTCAGAGTCCTACGTACATTCTAAAG TCGTCAAGGAATCTGAAGGTAGAACAAATCAAGTCTGTCTTGTCTGAAGACCACACTGAAAGTACGGAACTGATCTATGACATATACCTTCTGCCACCTGGTGAAGATCCAGAGACATGCCAATCATATCTGAGGATGCGGAATAAAGATGGGAAATACAATCTCATGTTTGAG GAATGGGTCACTGATTCTCCATTTGTCATATCACCAAGAATCAGTTTTGAAGTTAGCGTGCGTCTTCTTGGTGGATTGATGGCTTTGGGATACACAATGGCAGCCATCCTCAAAAGAAGCAGCCATGTATTTTCTGATGAAAGGGTTTGTGTGAAAATTGATTGGCTTGAGCAACTAAAGCGCCACTATGTTCAg GTCCAAGGAAGAGATCGTGTTGTTGTAAAAGGTATTGCTGAGCAGCTGGGTTTGGAAGGTTCATACACTCCTCGTACATATATTGAACAAATACAGCTAGAGAAGCTTGTGAATGAGGTTATG GCACTACCAGATGACTTGAAAACAAAGCTTAGCCTAGATGAAGATATTGTCTCAAGTCCTAAAGAAGCTCTCTCTCAAGCCTCGGCACAGAGGGCGTGGAGAAATAAGAATATCAGAAG CGGATTGTCACATTCATATTCAACTAACAGGGACAAAAATCTCAATGTTAGTTTTGATTATCAGAGAAATGACAGGATTGAGGAATCAGGGACAAGATTAGCAAACCAG GGAGCGATCACACGTCTATTGGAGCAAATTTCTACGTTGAATGACCGGATGGACAACTTCACGTCTATAATGGAAGAACTTAATTCTAAGTTGTGCAGCAGAATAGCTTCTCCGAGAAACAAACAAGCTTCACCATGCATACAAAATCTGACGTTAGATTCTGAAGCATGCGTTGGATCTGCTCCTACTAACTATTTCATATCTGGTTTGGAGAACGGTTCATTGACTGGGTCCATCATGCctaattcctcatcttttacTTCCACTATTGGAAAGGAGTCTGCCTTGATGGAAGAG ATATCCAATATTGCACGTGGACAGCGTCAACTTATGCATCAGCTGGACAACGTTAGCAATGTTCTTCGCGAGGGATTAGGAGAACAGTCTCGACAAGCAAGAGTGAATAAGAAAAGTGATACAATCAAAACCATCAGAAAGCCTCTCATTGTAACATTAGCAGTTGGTGGCCTGGGAATTCTCTTGTTTAAGAGCCTCCAACGCCGTAACTGA
- the LOC101256373 gene encoding 6-phosphogluconate dehydrogenase, decarboxylating 2 → MATPTRIGLAGLAVMGQNLALNIAEKGFPISVYNRSTSKVDETVERAKKEGNLPLYGFHDPESFVLSIQKPRVIIILVKAGLPVDQTIKTLSAFMEKGDCIIDGGNEWYENTERREKEMAELGLLYLGMGVSGGEEGARNGPSMMPGGSFEAYKYIEDILLKVAAQVPDSGPCVTYIGEGGSGNFVKMVHNGIEYGDMQLIAEAYDVLRSVGKLSNDELHQVFSEWNKGELLSFLIEITADIFGVKDDKADGYLVDKVLDKTGMKGTGKWTVQQAAELSVAAPTIAASLDSRFLSGLKDERVEAAKVFESSGVSDIFVEQSVDKNQLIDDVRKALYASKICSYAQGMNLIRAKSVEKGWDLKLGELARIWKGGCIIRAIFLDRIKGAYDRNPDLANLLVDEEFAKEMVERQSAWRRVVCLAINSGISTPGMSSSLAYFDSYRRESLPANLVQAQRDYFGAHTYERIDVPGAFHTEWFKIAKQSKN, encoded by the coding sequence ATGGCTACACCGACAAGAATTGGTCTTGCTGGGCTTGCTGTTATGGGACAAAATCTTGCTCTCAATATTGCTGAGAAAGGATTTCCTATATCTGTTTACAACAGATCCACTTCAAAAGTTGACGAGACTGTTGAACGAGCTAAGAAGGAAGGCAATCTTCCTCTTTATGGCTTTCATGATCCAGAGTCCTTTGTACTCTCTATCCAAAAGCCCCGTGTCATAATCATTCTTGTCAAGGCTGGTTTACCAGTTGATCAGACCATCAAAACTCTTTCAGCTTTCATGGAGAAAGGAGACTGTATCATTGATGGTGGCAATGAATGGTATGAAAACACTGAGAGGAGAGAAAAGGAAATGGCTGAGCTTGGTCTTCTTTATCTCGGAATGGGAGTATCAGGTGGTGAAGAGGGTGCTCGCAATGGACCCTCAATGATGCCTGGAGGTTCTTTTGAAGCCTACAAATACATCGAGGACATCTTACTGAAGGTTGCAGCTCAAGTTCCTGACAGTGGCCCTTGTGTTACATATATTGGTGAAGGAGGTTCTGGAAATTTTGTTAAGATGGTTCATAATGGAATTGAGTATGGTGACATGCAGTTAATTGCAGAGGCTTATGATGTACTAAGATCGGTGGGCAAGCTCTCTAACGATGAATTACATCAAGTCTTCTCAGAGTGGAACAAAGGAGAGCTTTTGAGTTTCTTGATTGAAATCACAGCTGATATATTTGGAGTCAAGGATGATAAAGCAGACGGATATTTGGTGGACAAAGTTTTGGATAAAACTGGGATGAAAGGTACTGGTAAATGGACTGTTCAGCAAGCCGCTGAATTGTCAGTTGCTGCACCCACAATAGCTGCATCATTGGATTCAAGATTCCTTAGTGGGTTAAAAGATGAAAGAGTTGAAGCAGCCAAAGTATTTGAATCTAGCGGGGTTAGTGATATCTTTGTTGAGCAGTCCGTGGACAAGAATCAATTGATTGACGATGTGAGAAAGGCACTTTATGCATCCAAAATATGTAGCTATGCTCAAGGCATGAATTTGATAAGGGCAAAGAGTGTTGAAAAAGGATGGGACTTGAAACTAGGGGAGCTTGCTAGGATTTGGAAGGGTGGTTGTATTATCCGGGCTATATTTTTAGACCGGATCAAGGGGGCTTATGACAGAAACCCTGATCTTGCTAACCTACTGGTGGATGAAGAGTTTGCAAAAGAGATGGTTGAACGTCAGTCTGCTTGGCGTAGAGTAGTCTGCCTAGCCATAAACTCAGGCATTAGCACACCGGGTATGTCTTCAAGTCTTGCCTACTTTGACTCATACAGAAGGGAAAGTCTGCCTGCCAATTTGGTTCAAGCTCAAAGGGATTACTTTGGTGCTCATACTTACGAGAGGATTGATGTCCCAGGGGCTTTCCATACCGAGTGGTTCAAGATTGCCAAACAGTCGAAGAACTGA
- the LOC104646751 gene encoding uncharacterized protein, producing MLVMGISLQCLMDLVVAGFSLMIGLGIFALIASILCSAAFYQNAKQLS from the coding sequence atgttGGTGATGGGAATAAGCTTGCAATGTTTGATGGACTTGGTGGTAGCTGGATTTTCCCTAATGATTGGGTTGGGGATTTTCGCTTTGATTGCTTCAATTTTATGCTCTGCTGCTTTCTATCAGAATGCAAAGCAACTTTCTTGA